In one window of Gammaproteobacteria bacterium DNA:
- a CDS encoding ATP-binding protein translates to MVWILSSSSENDALVWLWLVAMYVAVLVRSLIAWKYFRLQDKGSADNKYWHRRFVVGLSFTSVVWGSASLLLFTNELSDQVFLAFVIAGMVAGGLASLSASIVAYRWYVALCLTPLFSQFLFVGSPTAIAMAAMTLAFGAVVLSNGRQIYFRFVENISLRYEALEREQQLIASKQDLINIFNGVNEGILVIDLEGRLMQANPRALSLLGIDEAELLNDSVSKLLTAKIDDKMVLPMYWHRVVTKHESVTFNWMLKHHKTGELLDIELSLQRMRLGQGDVVLANVHDISESKKIERMKNEFVSTVSHELRTPLTAIRGALGLLQGKVVLADADKERLTEVADRNAQRLSMLINDILDVEKMASGKMSMSLADHFLVELLEQSLEANQGYATNYNVEMQLQNAVPTALKVRVDPGRFLQVMANLLSNAIKFSPPQGCVLVQTELNDARVKISVIDNGPGIPLEFQSKIFGKFAQADTSATRGRGGTGLGLNISQGIVQRLGGEIGFTSQPGQGACFYFYLPVLQG, encoded by the coding sequence TTGGTTTGGATTCTTAGCTCATCCAGTGAAAATGACGCGTTGGTATGGCTGTGGCTGGTGGCGATGTATGTTGCGGTGCTTGTCCGGTCACTGATTGCTTGGAAATATTTTCGCCTTCAAGATAAAGGCAGTGCAGATAACAAATATTGGCATAGGCGATTTGTTGTTGGTCTGTCTTTTACCAGTGTTGTCTGGGGTAGCGCTTCGCTGTTGCTGTTCACCAATGAGTTAAGTGATCAGGTATTTCTGGCGTTTGTGATTGCAGGCATGGTTGCTGGTGGACTGGCGTCATTATCGGCGTCGATCGTTGCCTATCGTTGGTATGTGGCGCTGTGTTTGACGCCGTTGTTTTCTCAATTTCTATTTGTGGGTTCGCCGACGGCGATTGCGATGGCTGCCATGACGTTGGCGTTTGGTGCTGTTGTGTTAAGCAATGGTCGGCAGATATATTTCCGGTTTGTTGAGAATATCAGTTTGCGCTACGAGGCATTGGAGAGGGAGCAGCAATTGATTGCCTCCAAGCAGGACCTGATCAATATTTTTAACGGCGTAAACGAAGGGATATTGGTGATAGATCTTGAGGGGCGTCTGATGCAGGCGAATCCGCGAGCGCTTTCGTTGTTGGGTATTGATGAGGCTGAACTGCTCAATGATTCTGTGTCCAAGCTACTGACCGCCAAGATAGACGACAAAATGGTTTTGCCGATGTATTGGCATCGGGTAGTTACAAAACATGAATCGGTGACATTCAATTGGATGCTGAAGCATCACAAAACGGGTGAATTACTGGATATTGAATTGTCATTACAGCGGATGAGACTGGGGCAGGGCGATGTGGTTCTTGCCAATGTTCATGATATTTCGGAAAGTAAAAAAATCGAGCGCATGAAAAATGAATTCGTTTCAACAGTGAGTCATGAACTGCGTACACCGTTAACCGCCATTCGTGGCGCATTGGGTTTGCTGCAGGGGAAGGTGGTGCTGGCCGATGCGGATAAAGAACGCCTGACCGAAGTGGCGGATAGAAATGCGCAACGACTTTCCATGCTGATTAACGATATTCTGGACGTGGAAAAAATGGCATCTGGCAAGATGAGCATGTCCCTGGCAGATCATTTTCTGGTTGAATTGCTGGAGCAATCTCTGGAGGCCAATCAGGGGTATGCCACCAACTATAACGTAGAAATGCAGCTGCAAAATGCGGTGCCGACCGCACTGAAGGTACGGGTGGATCCTGGACGGTTTTTGCAGGTCATGGCGAATTTGTTGTCCAATGCGATTAAATTTTCGCCACCACAGGGATGTGTGCTGGTACAGACCGAGTTGAACGATGCTCGAGTCAAAATTTCAGTTATTGACAACGGACCGGGTATTCCGCTGGAGTTCCAATCCAAAATTTTTGGCAAGTTCGCTCAGGCCGACACCTCGGCCACCCGCGGGCGGGGCGGGACGGGATTGGGACTGAATATTTCTCAGGGCATCGTGCAGCGGCTGGGCGGCGAAATTGGTTTTACCAGTCAGCCAGGGCAGGGGGCGTGTTTCTACTTTTACCTGCCGGTTCTCCAAGGCTAG